Genomic window (Primulina eburnea isolate SZY01 chromosome 8, ASM2296580v1, whole genome shotgun sequence):
acccaaataagatatctgactcacaaaatacaacccatgagatcgtctcacacaaatttttgtcttatataaaaacacacaaagaaATAACTAGGAAAAAAGATGTGATATGATGATATTTCACGAGTTATCAACTGGTCAGCTAGCAACTATTTTACCATAGATTTTTATTCTCAAACATTACCACTTTTTGTTCtttcaatattttataattttaatcacTAATCTAAAAGTATAAATATTTATCTATGAGAAATGTCAACTTATTTCATATCtacaatgaaaaataatatttttgacataacagataatatttttttctggATCGGATTGGAGATCTCTCTTATAAAATTAACCTGTGAAATGATTTCATAGGAGTTTTTTGTGaaagaatatttatttcaaacactctcttctcaaccaaaaataaatgattttttcaGCGAATCCAAGTTTTAAATGTAGGGTATGATATGTGATTAAAAAGTGTAATAATGAAATCGTTGATCTAAGATTCAAATTTCCAAGTGGTAAACTTGATCGAGGCCCAATACTAGGAAAGTTTCAACTTTCAACAacctttatttatattttattgagTATCGTATTCTATATGTGATAATTTAGTGGAGAAATATGGATATTATTTTAGACCTATATTGAATAAGATtatgtttcttgtgagacggtctcacagatctttatctgtaagacgggtcaaccttgcccatattcacaataaaaagtaatatttgtagcataaaatgtaatattttttcatgaatgacccaaatagatatatgtctcacaaaatacgatccgtgagaccgtctcacacaagtttttgtttttgCATAATTGTTGAGTTTAAAAAAATCCatcaatcttgattttaatgataactaaacttgttattttgtttttaacATTTTTACTCTAAGTGAGAAGTTGGTAACTCAAAATGAAAGTCGAAACTCGAATTTAGTCCAACCGAAAATTTGACGATCTGCAGTATTTCGATGATATCTCACAGCTCGGTGATGCACAAGACCAGCAGCCAAAACCACTGAACATAAAActaaatttgggagaagttgtatttcacgtcagttgagctcaatcggatgttatcaaggCAAACTGATATGAAGAAGGCATATCAGTTTGGCAGATTAGCAAAGATTTTTTGGACATGAGCAGTTGAAGTATTTTGATCACTTTGATCAGGTTGGTTATCCAAATAGAATGATTCAATATGTGTTACGAAGCTAATACGATGATCTACATATCATCTTCACaaatcaaagtctgaatcgGAGTTTAAGATGTTGATAAATGACAATGAACATACTAGTTCTACACCGGTTGAAATCAACAATATTGATTTCAACAGGCCTCATCAGTTTGGTTCAGTCTAGCTGACGAGCCCAACTAGCAGCGGACCTCAAAATCAGTTAGACTCGAGAAAAGTGGCTAGCGATGTGAAAATGATCGTTTCGATATAAAAAACAATACAAAAGGTTTTCAAACAATCATACTCTCGTGTCTAATCATTCttagagcctataaatacaaaatCTTGCATATCAAATACAAGTTTTAAAGTGTATTCAAAGCATGAGCAACCTACATTAAGAAATTAgctaaaatgagagaaaatctaTGTGTGAGGATATATTTGATATATACATATAGGGTAAAAATCCTCACACACAATTACTCAAACATATACATGAGGTTGGGTTTCAAAGTTTAGATGAATGAATTTTCACACAAAATATTAAATAGTGTATTTGTAGTCTTGACATAAAAACGGTAAACATCATTAAAATTGTGAGGTTGCGGCCTATAATTGAGTGTGTTATGAGTTTCGattaggcaatagataagtcttaagttgaaatgagtttgtacaaggatttctataaatcaatatcttCCAGAAGATCCTTCTTAGGGGAAGAATGAGTGACGTCGGAGCTGTTAATCCCGAACATTCATAAACAAAtctgtgtttatttatttatccaaTTTACTTATATTGCTACTGTTTTGAAGATACattgttgaatcattttatgTGTATTTCAAATACCGAAATATTGCATAAcaaatgtttgataaaatgtttcaacAAAAAAAGTTTTTATCCGTTCAActtacatatcttttaaatgctttactaaaatgattaatatgtttttacgaatgattattttgagtgtTTTCCGCTTAATTTGAAAATCAAACTTGATATTCAATAGTATTTCAAAACTCGAACTATTATACCTTAATTATTATCCTATCAATAATATTGAAAAATCatgaaatatatttatataaggTGATAAACTATCAAATCTGGATGGTTACGTGCCAAGTGTCCAGACGGAATTTGTTGTCTTCTTAGATACATAAATTGGAAGAGCTTTTAGAAACTCATACCACACAACTTTTTCAGCATTCACTTTAAATTTTGTTTATGTCTATTTATCTGATAATATTGAACATATGAAAAAATTACACAACTTTTTTTTACAAACCCGAGTTTAATGATATTCGACTAATAAGCTCGCGAGTTTGTTTACGAACTTGAGCTCAGCTCATTTATGTGACTTGAGCTCAAGTCTGGctaatttatttcattgtcCCACATTGATATTTGAGTGAAAGagaagatattgatattgtaaAATGAGAAATCTACCCCCTTGAACCCTCGTACCTTAATTGTTTTTTTGACTAAAAATGTTTAATGAGATCGAAAATAAGCCTGTTTAACAAGCTCGAAAACGAGTCCGCTTCATAAACCGACTCGTGACAGTTTATTAAACAtaataaacgagctattaatgaatcaAACTCGAGCTTAATAATATCAAAACGATCCAAGTTTATGCTTTATGATAAAAACCCGAATCGAACTCGAACTTTATGTTATTCTAGCTCGGTTCAACTCGTTAACATCCCTAAATCCTAATAAACAGCCCCTTAATCTATTCATTTATCTTCTATGTATCGACAATTTATATGCATCTCTTTTTCTCCTAGAAATTTCATTGTCACAATCAGAAAAGCATTACACCAACATGCTAAAATTCAATTCATTACACTACCATGCTTGTATACAATATACAGTACATAATTTTCATAGAAATTTGATAGTAAAAATTTACaatcgcaaaaaaaaaaaaaaacaacgaaAACTTGCACATTTATCGTCATAAAATATTAAGAATCAAATAttagtttttatatttaatagtTGGTAAATTTTTACAATCGGAAAACAAAGACTATGAACTTGAACAATTTTTTCCCATCAAAatcaaaagacaaaaacttgtgtgagacgatctcacgagtcgtatttgtgagacaaattttttatttgagtcactcatgaaaaaatattactttttatgttaagagattactttttattgtgaatatgagtaagaCTGacagtctcacagattatgatccgtgaaacggtttcacatgagactcactcaaatcAAAAATCAAGAAGAATACCAATCTTAAACATACATATTATTATATTAGAGCCACACTTAAAATTAAATTGCATAAATTTTCCACCATAACAAAAAGAATTTTCTGGAGTGGATTTTCTTGAAAACGAATAATAAAAGCATGATTGTGAAATTTTATTCCCTTTTTAATCCTTGCCTTAATACCTACACGCTTCCTGTTCCCCACACCCCACGTGAACTCTGAGCACCATTCTCTGGCCCCCTACACTTAACTTTTGTTGATTTGTGCAAGGACTCGATCAGATAGAAAGACGGTGCTTTGCTTGATTTTACAAGTGCCAAGTCCAAGATTCACATCGCTATACAAAATTGTCTTGGCTTTGGGCGAGTGAGTCACTGGCGGCCTGATCTTGTTTGATATTACCTTATTTTTCAACTTTTTGCCTTATTATGTGACGAGATGATCTTCAATTCCATACATCATATGAGTACCAATGGAGGGTTGGAGCTTGAGCATCAGAAAACAGAGAAGTGCAAGATTCCTCATCAAGAAAATCGTGTTCTTCGATCTTGACAAGCTGTGGCTGGGGATGAGGATTGTGGGCATCCTCAAGAACACTTGCACTCGCTTTAACATCTGAAAACTCGAAACTTAGATTCATGCAAGAAATGGACCCGTTTCGGGAATCTAGGAATTGATGTGGGCTATTGTCATCGTTCAAGACTGCACTCGAATCTGTGCTATCAGAGGATCCGTTGTTTCCATAATAATTCACGTAGTTATTATTATGCTCGCAAGCGACTGTTTCATGTTCAAGATTACCTTTTTCTTCATCAGAAACCATTGTTGCCTCTTGTTTTGCAGAAACTTTGCTCTCGCTTTTACCATCTCCATTATCCTTTGCTTTTAGTTCTTGAATCTAATAAGTAAGAACAAAAACAAGAAGTCATGCGTAACTGACATAGTTTTATAACttgaaaaatacatatttttatctCAGATTATCAAATAAAAGAGAAATTTTGCTTTATGCTATATTTCTCATAAATTATTACCTCTTTGGTCAAAATTTCATTATCACGGTGCAGAGTTTCATAGTTGAGCTTAAGGGAGTCGTAGTTGGCTTGGAGGATGCCGTAATCTCTTTCCAGCTGCTTGGTTTTCCACCGTGCACGGCGGTTTTGGAACCAAATAGAAACCTGTCTCGGCTGCAAGCCGAGCTCTTGTGCAAGCTTCATTTTCCTGTCAGGTTCAAGTTTGTTTTCAACTTCAAAATTCTTCTCCAATGCCTTCACTTGTTCAACTCCCAATCTTCGTTTCTTCTCCGTAACATGCTTAGATTCTTCAACCAACCCTTCAAAAATGGTCCCAAACTCCCCGGAATACATGAGATTGTTTTCTTGATTATGTTCAACAACATAAGACGGAAAATCAGTACCACCAAAAGAGAACAACATCATGTGATTATATATATTGTCCCAGGGAAAGACAGAAGAGATCCCAAAATGGTTAACAAAGGGAAATTAAAATTCATATCAATTAAAGGAAACAAGATTGGATCTTTGATTAGAAAAACTTCACAAATCATGAACGTGAATAGTGCAGGGACAAGAAAACACAATGAGGGGATGTTTGAATGTATGGGATAAAAAACAAGATCCATTAAAAATGAAACCAAGAGTAAATAAAAGGGAATATTTGATGCTAATCACCTGTAGACTCTGGACAGATGGACATCAAATCACCCAATGAATCCGAACTGTCTGGTCTCTTCATGCTTGATGATTGAGGAGACTTAGTTACCAGAATTTCGTTCTAAACCAAAAACTCAAGGATGAACTTAGGTGTTTAATTCCATTCATTTTAGCAGTAAATCTTTTTTCATTTGGAATGAGGGGACATGGTAGTCAATATCCCATCACACAAACTTTCCCAAAAGGTGCAGTTTCATATGTACGTAAACTCAATGTGAGTCTTTTGTTTTTTCTATGGTACCCATCGCCTTTCTTTTTCATCACCTCCTCCAACTCTGCACCCAtcggaaagaaaaagaaaaaccaAGAAAATTAAGCAACGAAAACCCGAAACtcaagaaagaaaaataaagatcTTCGAGCCATTTCCAATCCACCAAAAGCAAAATAAACTAAATGATGGAAAGCACAAGTAATCGCTTTCTTGTTTGTTTTACTCAATCAATTCAACGGAAGAAGCTCGGGGGTAGTGGGTGAAGATCAGTAGTACACTGCTTGGCCAGTCTTGCAAGTTGCAACCTTTCTGTATCTATAAATAAAACCAACTCGGGTTACACATGCGGTCAGAATCTGACTGGGGTTAGGTGAATTGCTGCTTTGGGTTGCAAATGAAATGAACTCCAAATTCACGGCAAATGAAGAAAACTTTGGCAGTGGGCCACCGCCAGAAATTTTCAACAGCCTGGTGTCATTTGGGATATCTGGGTACTCGTTGGTTTCAATTATATACTTTTTGGTACATAGATGTTTATTCATGCTATATACTTAGTAAAAAATGTaactttatatatattattattatttttaatttgatcaagtaatattaaataattaaataaaattattttttatttacaaGAGTTATTCAATATAAAAGAGAAGTTTAttagatttttttatatataaaatatggattgaTTTGAGGAGATTTTTAGTAGAGTAAGAAGagtaattatgaaattaaatattttgatgtaCTCTAAAATAATTACTCTAAGGgtctcacacttaataataatatatatatatatatatatatatatatatatatattaagatAAGAATATATATGATCGAATCCTTATCGTTTTACCAAAATTATAATCGTCGATAATAatataactcaaatattttaaatcatacagAAGCATGAGCGTCATGTTGCGATTACTCCACCAAgcaaaaaataattattgtacCCAACAAACTTACTCTTAATAATAACAATTTTTACTATCAATAAGAATCAAACTCGTAACATTTGATCTGATACGAATTATAAGACCGAATGTTTGtcattttttccaaaatttacaGTAGTGCAATTGTGCGATTCtgatattttaaattgtaaTGCACTTATGCACGTCAACCACCACCTTCCAATTTTTCTACTAATCAGAAGCAATTATTAAACTCCAACAGAAttgttaaaatataaaatggtaTAATCATTTTATAGAATAATTttgtattaaaaataataataattatataggAAGAAATAACAATATAATGAAATGAGTtgtgaaaaaaattattcattttggaaaagaaatgtatttatttcacgcacacacacaaagATAGCCTTATTTTCATGCCTACATAATCTCCACGAGCCTCGaggtatttttcattttttacaaGTCTAAGtcaaattatttgatttttgttatttatgatttgataatattaatatacttataaaaaaattaactaaaCTATAGTTTGTTGTTATACTTAAGATTTCAGCGCATCAATTCGAAATTCCGAAAAATATAAGTAATAAAGTAAGTACTAAAAGGAAATCCAATATTCGATTATGCCTCGCATTAACATAATCAAAATACCAACTCGAATTGAAAATTTAAACGTGCCATTGTAATATCATTTATTTACATGGATATTTATTCGTAAGATGAGTCAATCATGCTTATATCTGCAacgaaagtaatatttttttggtataaaaataatattttttgtataaaaagtaatattttttatgaatgactGAAGTAGAATATTTATCTTAAAAAATTGATTCATAAGAGTGTCTGAGTTCTTGTATAATTTGTAGGGGAAGTTATTGAAAAATCCCCAATCAAAAAATTTCTTTGGcttcactccctacccacaaaattgtggtactatgtcatacaaaatgtggtatacttcatgtggaaatgtggtacacttcatgtgaaaatgtggtactaaaaaagtacctagggactgaacacaaaaaaaaatggcGGCTGGGGACTGAACCCAAATTTCCCGTAATTTTTTATAAGATAAACTATatttacaacatataatatatgataataTTGAAGCAATAATATTTCTTACAATTTGTGGTGGGACAAGTCCCTACAATAgcaattaaaaattttgtttggTATACATCAGATTCAAGTAATCTACAGGATATGTGAATAGTATCCTTTATTATTAGGATTTTTTCTCATCTACAAAAAAAGTTTGACATTGAAAATCTACAAAAATGGATGACGATGATTATAtttagaaatgagaatatgtCTGACGCCGTCTCACAGATTTATTTTCATGAGACGGATTAATTCAgtctatatttaaattttaaagtaatacttttaatataaaaactatattttttcatgatcGGATCGAGTGATAGAATATAAATTCTTATATAAAACTAAACAGAATTCAACAATTTCGTGATCGGATCGAGTGGTAGATTTATCGagaaatgattaaaaaaattaaacaatttCATCGCAATCTCCATTAAATTAATCAAAGCTGACGTTGGGTAATCTCAGATAAATAAAGGAAAATATCATATTGCCTCCCTTTATATGAaactaatgatattttatggtaaaaatattatttttacggtaaaaatattatttgatgCAATTCGAACCAATTtatgataaaatattatattttatggtaaaaatattaattttcaatttAAGTATAGACCGAATTAATTCGTCTAATAGAAAAATTCCGAAAGATGACACAATTTGTTATACTTTAAATCgattaattttgtgagacgggtatTCGATCCGACTCAatcaatgaaaaaaatattattttttatgttatattcatgataattatatataagATCAATTTGTCTCATGGTTATAAAGACTTGATCATATTTTTCATTCTAGGAAACTCGATCTATCAAAATTTGACAATACATTCCCCAAATTTTCATGGTTCACTTGATTTCTAAATTTTaatgtaataaaaaaatatggtcATTATTATATCTtgacaaaataaatttctaaTTATACTAAGATAAAACAAAGACTTTGGTTTATACTTTTTTCGTATTAAAATTAAACATTTTATaagtaaaatttataaaatcaatttatttttctttgttgATAACAACCTATCAATATTAttactaaattaaattttacactACGTCAATTATTTTTTATCACATAAAAAATGAAGAGttgatctcatgtgagaccgtatcacggatcttaatatgtgagacggatcaaccctacccatattcacaataaaaagtaatactcttagcataaaaagtaatacattttcatgtatgacccaaataagagatccgtctcacagatacgacccgtgagaccgtctcacacaagtttttgccaaaaatgaATTGTATCATACAGATAAAACACATGTGAAATCAAATTCATATTTAAAccaaagcaaaaacttgtgtgaaacgatctcatctgtcgtattttgtgagacaaatatcttatttgtgtcatccatgaaaaaatattaccttttatgctaagaatatacttttttattgtgaatatcggtagggttgacctgtctcatagataaagattcgtgagatcgtctcacaaaagacctactcttaaactaaacaaaaataaaaaaaccaaaagttggatatcataaaataatttcattgaattttttttaaatctgatctatctattaaaataaaaaatataatcaaaGATTTATCTATTTCCACATATTTTTTCAATGATATGTTCCCAAATATAtgtaacattaatttaaaaaaaaatctgaaaaagggtaaaaaattttaaaaaaagacaTGATCGCCCTTAAAGTTGTCGGCTTTTAAAAGTTTGTCTTATTTTCCATTTCGTCCAAAAGTGTGGGAAAGCTGAGtgaatattttaatttacaatCAATAATTACATTTTTTATCCATTTCATTCTAATCAATATTTTTGAATAAAGAgatcatattatatatttatttttgccTCGAAAAGAATATATTCTCCTCACCGTAACGCTCAGTACAAAATTGACTGAATTTTTCCATTAATAATTCCACTGAAAGCAAGAAATCATACATTTATTACAAGTGGATGGTCGCcacatgtattatataatatCACATTAAAATATACATTTATTTGGTGTAATAAATACTTAATCAGTGAAGCAAAATGTGCAATGAGAATGCTAACCTGCTTGTTGGGAACTCAATAAAGGCCTAAGATTTTCCACCAAGCAGCTCCGGACAATGCCCACATAACAATGTTGATCACAGCTATTGCTAAACCCAGTCTAAAAACGTCGCGAAGATCTACGTAACCGGCTGTGAACCGAAGTGAAAAAAAGGACAATGAATCGAATATGTTCAAGATCATAATCCACAAGATTCAAATGTTTAAGGTTGATGTAAAAGAAACGGCCAAATTCACTCCAAAAGTACCTCCATAGTAGATAGCAGCCTGACCACTGCTATAATGTGTAATTGCACTGAAAAGATTGGTGTTGTATGCCAAAGCAAGTGTAGCCAACAAACTGGGAACTTTGGATGCTAAATGCATGGAAAGAAAGGCGGAGTACAGAGCTCCGACGTGGGCGGTTTGACTTGCGAATAAATAATGGATGAAGAAGTACGTCGTCTGAAGTATACAAAACGCACCAAACCAGCCAACTGAGAGAGATTCAAGGAAATCTGCCACGCATTCAGACATCCAAGGTATGACACCGAGAGTTGTTAACTGTCCCGCCATTCCGACTAGTACCCCAAACCAAGCCAAGGTATCCCATGCTTGTTTCTCGCTTAAGCAGTCGTCCCAACCGAGGACTCCAAAGAGCAGGAGTAACGATAAACCGAGCATAGCAGCAATGACGCTACT
Coding sequences:
- the LOC140838394 gene encoding homeobox-leucine zipper protein ATHB-6-like — translated: MKRPDSSDSLGDLMSICPESTENNLMYSGEFGTIFEGLVEESKHVTEKKRRLGVEQVKALEKNFEVENKLEPDRKMKLAQELGLQPRQVSIWFQNRRARWKTKQLERDYGILQANYDSLKLNYETLHRDNEILTKEIQELKAKDNGDGKSESKVSAKQEATMVSDEEKGNLEHETVACEHNNNYVNYYGNNGSSDSTDSSAVLNDDNSPHQFLDSRNGSISCMNLSFEFSDVKASASVLEDAHNPHPQPQLVKIEEHDFLDEESCTSLFSDAQAPTLHWYSYDVWN